In the genome of Pseudomonadota bacterium, one region contains:
- the rpmB gene encoding 50S ribosomal protein L28: MAKVCDICGKRSQVGNNVSHANNRTKKTWYPNLQKVNAVVNGQKKKITVCTRCIRSGAVKKS; the protein is encoded by the coding sequence ATGGCAAAAGTTTGTGATATTTGTGGAAAAAGATCGCAGGTTGGCAATAATGTCAGTCATGCTAATAATAGAACCAAAAAAACCTGGTACCCGAACCTGCAGAAAGTCAATGCGGTGGTCAATGGTCAGAAGAAAAAAATCACCGTCTGCACCCGCTGCATCCGTAGCGGTGCGGTGAAAAAAAGTTGA